In Mesotoga sp. BH458_6_3_2_1, the DNA window CATCGTTGTTTTTCAGCGCTCAGCGTCTCTTACTAGGCGTCCAACGCGAAACTTTCTTTCAAGCGATCAGCGGGTTCTCCGCTTTTAAGCGCACAACGGTTCTTACGCTTACAACTTGGATCTTGGCACTTGCAACTGTTCACGTTTTTCGCGTTGAGATTCTGAGCAGGATCATCTCAGAATGACTCAATGCAAAAGAAGACTGTTATTTCCAATTACTAATGCCAACTCCTACTCAATCATACCGTATAGCCTGTCCCGAATTCTTCTGTTTCGTGCTCCCGTTCAGGGTCATCCTGTGATGCAACTGCACAGGACCTAGGTCTTTGACTTGATAAACTGCCACTCCTTTTCCGTTATCATCACTACGGTCAACCCCATTCATTGCACTCGAACCCTCAGCAAAATTGGAAGAACGTAAAAAGGCTAATGTGTAATCAAGGCAACGTCCTTGCAATACGGAAACCGAAGTAATCGCGCGTAGAACGAGGCGAGCCATCGTCACGAGACGCCACCCTTACGCTCATCACGCTGCTTTCCCAGCCACCGCCACGATTCACCCGGAAAGAACTATCTGTACTGTAGTACGGATTCGTCTGCGCCGAACTGGAGTAACCTTCATACCAGTCACTGCACCACTCCCAAACGTTTCCGGACATATCGTAGATTCCAAGCTCGTTCGGCGTTTTCTTTCCAACTTCTTGAGTCATTCCTCCGGAATTCGGATCGTACCAGGCCACATCATCCACACTGTTACTTCCGGAATACTTGTAACCCTTGCTCTTGTTCCCACCCCTTGCGGCGTACTCCCATTCAGCCTCCGTCGGCAGTCTGTACCCTACTACTTTCGATGGATCTGTCGTTATCATTCCATCTTTGTCCAGTAGATTCCCGTTGCTGTCATAGGCTTTAGGAAGTTTTTCCTTCTCGCTCAGCCAGTTGCAGTAAGCTATAGCATCTTTCCAGCTCACGTTGATAACTGGTCTGCTTCCCCTCCCCCAGCCCTTGTCATCTGGTTTGACTATGCCAGTAGCCTCACAGAAGACGTCGTACTCATCGAATGTAGTCTCATACTTTCCTATATAGAAGTTGTAGGTGAGCGTCACTTTGTGTGTGGGTTTTTCATTGTCGTATCCATCGCCCCAGGTGTCTCCCATCGTGAAGCTGCCATTTTCTACCAGTACGAATTCCCCAATTCCTGCCAGCCCAAATGCCGCCAGCAACATAACGCAGAGTGTAAGAAATATCGCTTTCTTCATTGCCTCACCTCCATTAGTGAGGCTTCGCACTTAAAGTAAGCACGTGAAGACTAAGGAAATATACGGCAGGTAGTGCAACACGCTTATATGATCAATATAGCAGTTTTTCCATCATAAACGAATGAATATTCACTTGTGAAAACTGCCGTCTCGAGGATTACTTTTCGATTCATAAGCCTGGCTAATCTCTCTATATCATTGCTCCAGTCAAGCACTCACAAAAGGCTGGTTCGGGATTGACTATGAGCATGGGAATGAACATTGTGAATATGGAAAGAAGCAGTCCCGATTATTCCGGCAAGAATCAAAACGAATCTGACGTAACGATATTTCCAGCAAAAAGGCCTTTCGTAAATGATTTTCTCGT includes these proteins:
- a CDS encoding SUMF1/EgtB/PvdO family nonheme iron enzyme; protein product: MKKAIFLTLCVMLLAAFGLAGIGEFVLVENGSFTMGDTWGDGYDNEKPTHKVTLTYNFYIGKYETTFDEYDVFCEATGIVKPDDKGWGRGSRPVINVSWKDAIAYCNWLSEKEKLPKAYDSNGNLLDKDGMITTDPSKVVGYRLPTEAEWEYAARGGNKSKGYKYSGSNSVDDVAWYDPNSGGMTQEVGKKTPNELGIYDMSGNVWEWCSDWYEGYSSSAQTNPYYSTDSSFRVNRGGGWESSVMSVRVASRDDGSPRSTRDYFGFRIARTLP